The following DNA comes from Lentibacillus sp. Marseille-P4043.
GCATATGCTTTATTACTATATTAGAACAAATGTTTGTTATTGTAAATTAAATCTGTAAAATGGACATGTTTATTAGTATACTACAAGTAAATTCTGCTTGTATAGCTATCTTATGAAATACTGTTATTAGTGCGTGTTCAAAAAGGAGGATGAAAAGGACCGAGAAGTTCGAGGCGGCGTAGTTTCGAGTAGCGGAATGTATGCATTTAGATACATGAGCACAAGGGACACCCCCTGAAACTACATCGCACGAAGGAAAAGCGATTTTCTTTTCCAAGAAGCGGAGAAACAAGCCAACGAAGAAAGATGTGTCATTTTCACCGGACTTTTTGAACAACCTCTATTACAACAATAAAAAGGATGACCGATATGAGTCACCCTTTTTACTGTTTATTCCCAATTAATACAGAATGTGCAACCTTTATGCAGAGGTCCATGATTACTGTAAAATCACGTTCCTGCAAATAGTCATATGCCTCTTGGTTTGCTACACCTTGCTGGGCCCATAATACGTTTGCGTCTGTAAGGGCGGCTTCCCTTGCTATGTCTGGCAAAAATTCTGATCGACGAAATACATTTATAATATCAAATTTCTGATCAATAGCTGTTAAGGACGGATACGCTTTTTCACCTAAAACCTCATCAACCTTAGGGTTCACAGGAATAATCTGATAGCCGTTTTCCTGCATCCGTTTGGAAATTTGATAGGATGTACGTTCTGGATTATCAGACAAACCAACAACAGCTATTGTCTTTGCATTCTGTAACACGTCTTTTATAGTATCATTTGTAGGATTTTCCATTGCCATTTCTTTTACCTCCTATTTATCAAGCAAATTATGTTCGCTCAAAAATTGTCTTGCTACCTTTTCTGGTGAAATATCGTTATAGTCTACACGATAATTCATTTTCCGCATTTGATCATCTGTTATTTTGCCACCTAGTCTATTTAATATCTTTTCAAGCTCCGGATATTTTTCTAATGTTTCTGCACGCAAAAGTGGTGCACCTTGGTATGGTGGAAATAAATTTTTAGGATCATCCAATGTTACGAGACCCAATTCTATCATATAGCTATCTGTTGCATAAGCATCAATAATATCAACTTCACCATTAGACAATGCCTTTTGGCGAATTCCCGGTTCCATTGTTTTTACATTGGCAATATCTAATTGATATATATCTTGCATCCCTACATACCCATCATACCTGTCTTTAAACTCTAGTGTAAAGCCTGCAGTACTATTGTCTTCCACCTTATTTAAATCACCTATCGATGTTAAATCATGTTGCGTTGCAAATTCTTTCGTAGTTGCTACAGCATATGTATTGTTGTATTCCATTGGCGCTAGTAATGCCATATCATATTGTTCTTTCATACCTTGTTTCGCCTGCTCATAGACTTCGTTCGGATCATTACTATTTGCTTTCTGCTCCAAATGGGTGACAATCGCAGTACCTGTGAACTCTGGATAAATATCGATACTGCCTTCTTTTAAGGCATCAAACACAAATGCTGTTTTACCTAAGCCGGGTTCCAATTTAACATTCAAATCTGTATTTTCTTCAATTAACAACTTATACATGTTGATTAGAATGGCTGGTTCTGCACCTAATTTAGCTCCAATAACCAAATCCGCCTTTTTCCCTGAATGAAATATTAATGGAGAAGCTACAACGAGTACCGCAATAATTAGCATTGCAATGAATGATTTGAATCCGGATCGTTTAGATACTCGCTCAAATCCACGTAAAATAAAATCCAGAATAATTGCCAGTAGTGCGGCAGGAATCGCACCTAATAGAATCAAATTGATATCTGCACCACGATCAAGCCCCAGCAAAATCAATTCACCCAAACCACCAGCACCAATTAATGCTGCGATCGTTGTTGTTCCGACAATTAACACCATTGAGGTACGAACTCCAGCCATAATAACAGGCATTGCAATCGGTAATTCGACCTTGGTCAATCGTTTAAATGAATTCATTCCCATTCCCGTTGCTGCTTCTTTTAAAGCAGGGTCAACTTCCATTATCCCTGTATATGTATTACGCAAAATTGGCAATAACCCATATGCAGTTAATGCGATAATGGCCGGTGTAGTACCAATTCCAAAGAACGGAATTAGAAGAGCTAATACAGCCAAACTGGGAATTGTCTGCATAATAGCTGACATGCCGATTATTGGTTCTGCAACACGTTGGTACCTCGTAAGTATTAAACCTAATGGCACAGCGATAACTATTGCAATAATTAATGATAATAATGATAGTTGCAAATGTTCCCAAATGGTTTCTACTAATGTATCTTGTCTTTTTTCGAAAACAGAGATAAACGCATCCATTATTGAATCACCCCGTTTTCCATTTTTGTTTTACTTTTTAGAAATGCCACGATATCCTTATCGCTTAATACTCCCACTAATCTTTGTTCTTTAACGACAGGAAATAATGTTTGATCACTAGATTGAATGATTTCCGTTGCCTTATAGAGGGGCAGATCATTTTCAAGTGTTCTCGTTTCATGGAACACCCCATTTGTTGTAGCACCATAGTACATGTTGTGCTCATCCCTAATAATCGATGTACCAGTTGCATTGTATGTTTGATGCTCAAATTCGTTTTTGGTAATAACACGATCATTTGATTGATCCGCAATAACATCGATCGCTGTTTGCCATGGTGATTTGCGCTCACCAATGAAATCTTTAACAAATGGTGTTGCTGGATGTAAGATTAACTGTTGTGGTGAATCAACTTGAACGATTTTTCCATTGCGCATTAAACATACTTTATCACCGATTGCCATCGCTTCATCCATATCATGCGTGACAAATACGATTGTCTTTTTAATTTCTTTTTGTAATGCTCGAATATCATGCTGCAGTTGTTCCCGACTAATTGGATCCAGTGCACTAAAAGGCTCGTCCATTAATATAATGTCTGGATTTGCTGCCAATGCACGGATTACTCCGATACGTTGCTGCTCGCCACCTGATAACTCACTAGGCATTCGCTTCTGATATGTAGATGGATCAAGTCCGACCATTTCCAACAATTCCATGCTGCGTTCTCGTATTTTATTCCGTTTCCACTTTTTCATTTCTGGCACAACCGCAATATTCTCTTCAATTGTCAGGTGTGGAAATAAGGCAATTTCTTGCAAAACATAGCCAATATTCCAGCGCAATTCATGAATGTTATAGTCATTAATATTTTTACCGTTTATGTAAATTGATCCGGAAGTAGGTTCGATTAAACGATTAATCATTTTCATTGTCGTTGTCTTTCCACAACCACTTGGTCCAATTAATGTTACTAATTCCCCACTATTAACCTGAAGGGAAAAATCATTTAACGCCTCTGTACCATCAGAATATACTTTCGTTACATTTTTAAATTCAATCAAACCTTTCATCCCTTCCAATTTCTATTTTTACCTCCATTTTGGCAGATACCCCCAATACCAGTTTCAAAAACATTTTAAGATTTCGCAAGCTAAATGCATTAAAATAGCGATGAATCATTATTTTGGGTTCTTTCCATCATAAGTTCATGATAAAATAAACTATACTATATTATGTATAGAGAGAAGGAAACAAGATGGAATATATTGTATTTGCTATTATTGCGTATCTCTTAGGTTCTATCCCATCAGCACTAATTGTCGGCAAACTAGGATATAAATTAGATATCCGCGAACATGGAAGCGGTAACTTAGGTGCAACCAATACGTTTCGGGTATTAGGTGTAAAAGCAGGAATTATGGTTACACTATCCGATATTCTTAAAGGAACAATCGCAACATTGCTACCGTTATTGGTTGAAGCAGATGTTTATCGGTTAGCCATAGGACTGTTTGCTGTTATTGGTCATACATATCCACTATTTGCAAAATTTAAAGGTGGTAAAGCTGTTGCGACTTCTGGTGGGATAATTTTAGGTGTAAGCCCATTATTATTTATTAGTATGGTCGTCACTTTTTTGCTAGCGTTATATTTGTCCAAATATGTATCCCTTTCCTCGATGATAACAGGTATTGTGTCCGTCATTGTGGCTTTTCTTCTCCAGGAAGATATAGGGCTAATCATTGTAGTTGCAGCATTAACAATCTTTGTTTTCTATCGACATAAAGAGAACATCAAACGCATCAA
Coding sequences within:
- a CDS encoding CoA-binding protein, translated to MENPTNDTIKDVLQNAKTIAVVGLSDNPERTSYQISKRMQENGYQIIPVNPKVDEVLGEKAYPSLTAIDQKFDIINVFRRSEFLPDIAREAALTDANVLWAQQGVANQEAYDYLQERDFTVIMDLCIKVAHSVLIGNKQ
- a CDS encoding ABC transporter permease/substrate-binding protein; translated protein: MDAFISVFEKRQDTLVETIWEHLQLSLLSLIIAIVIAVPLGLILTRYQRVAEPIIGMSAIMQTIPSLAVLALLIPFFGIGTTPAIIALTAYGLLPILRNTYTGIMEVDPALKEAATGMGMNSFKRLTKVELPIAMPVIMAGVRTSMVLIVGTTTIAALIGAGGLGELILLGLDRGADINLILLGAIPAALLAIILDFILRGFERVSKRSGFKSFIAMLIIAVLVVASPLIFHSGKKADLVIGAKLGAEPAILINMYKLLIEENTDLNVKLEPGLGKTAFVFDALKEGSIDIYPEFTGTAIVTHLEQKANSNDPNEVYEQAKQGMKEQYDMALLAPMEYNNTYAVATTKEFATQHDLTSIGDLNKVEDNSTAGFTLEFKDRYDGYVGMQDIYQLDIANVKTMEPGIRQKALSNGEVDIIDAYATDSYMIELGLVTLDDPKNLFPPYQGAPLLRAETLEKYPELEKILNRLGGKITDDQMRKMNYRVDYNDISPEKVARQFLSEHNLLDK
- a CDS encoding ABC transporter ATP-binding protein, whose amino-acid sequence is MIEFKNVTKVYSDGTEALNDFSLQVNSGELVTLIGPSGCGKTTTMKMINRLIEPTSGSIYINGKNINDYNIHELRWNIGYVLQEIALFPHLTIEENIAVVPEMKKWKRNKIRERSMELLEMVGLDPSTYQKRMPSELSGGEQQRIGVIRALAANPDIILMDEPFSALDPISREQLQHDIRALQKEIKKTIVFVTHDMDEAMAIGDKVCLMRNGKIVQVDSPQQLILHPATPFVKDFIGERKSPWQTAIDVIADQSNDRVITKNEFEHQTYNATGTSIIRDEHNMYYGATTNGVFHETRTLENDLPLYKATEIIQSSDQTLFPVVKEQRLVGVLSDKDIVAFLKSKTKMENGVIQ
- the plsY gene encoding glycerol-3-phosphate 1-O-acyltransferase PlsY, translating into MEYIVFAIIAYLLGSIPSALIVGKLGYKLDIREHGSGNLGATNTFRVLGVKAGIMVTLSDILKGTIATLLPLLVEADVYRLAIGLFAVIGHTYPLFAKFKGGKAVATSGGIILGVSPLLFISMVVTFLLALYLSKYVSLSSMITGIVSVIVAFLLQEDIGLIIVVAALTIFVFYRHKENIKRIKNKTEPKIKWM